The Pseudarthrobacter sulfonivorans genome includes a window with the following:
- a CDS encoding ATP-dependent RNA helicase, whose product MITPPDSAAVPAGISGTATFDLAAIGTGLAFAESLAELSTVLRAGGAAGTAVVQAPPGTGKTTLVPPLLANLSAPAGNARRVVVTQPRRVAARAAARRLAALDGSRIGDRVGYTVRGERQAGPATLVEFVTPGILLRRLLDDPGLESTGAVILDEVHERGLETDLLLGMLTEVRQLRGDLTLVAMSATLDAPRFAALIGGAAANAGTGQPGTADDGGEPAPVVDCPSALYPLAVEWVPAAVARLDDRGVTRGFLDHVADAAAQAHTAAVGQDARTDALVFVPGAWEVSYVAARLRGRAAPGTEVLELHGQVSPAEQDQAVSGRRPGGPARIIVSTDLAESSLTVPGVRLVIDSGLTREPRRDASRGMSGLVTVSCSRASAEQRAGRAARQGPGRVVRCYDQRTYGAAPAHVTPEIAVADLTGAALVLACWGSPGGTGLSLPDAPPAAAMGEAIEVLRELGALARDGHATALGRTLARVPSDPRLARALLDGAAAVGHRAAAEAVALVAGDQRAPAADLTRLLTALRTGKDPAARRWAEDVRRLETIARKEAAAVGPSAIASLASTAPVTAAEAVGVVVALAFPDRVARRVPGDGPARYLLSSGTRAGLPAGSPLTGQEWLAVAEVSRAAGRDSAGTGAVIRSAAPLSADIAEAAAGQLLTDTVEAQFSQGRVKARRERRLGAISLSSTPVRPSAEDGRAAVARALAKEGLGTIGWSTAADVLRRRLALLRRELGEPWPDVSEPALLARLDSWLAPELEALAGGAATNSIDLTEPLRRLLPWPEAVRLAVLAPEALKVPSGSMVRIDYPEVSDKAAPGGAGSDGAASDQAEPGQEALGQARAHDGGRPVVAVKLQECFGWAETPRLVDGRVPVLFHLLSPARRPLAVTDDLASFWSGPYAQVRSEMRGRYPRHPWPEDPWTALPTARTKARM is encoded by the coding sequence GTGATAACGCCACCCGACTCCGCCGCCGTCCCCGCCGGCATCTCTGGTACCGCCACCTTTGATCTGGCGGCCATCGGCACGGGTCTGGCCTTTGCTGAGTCGCTCGCGGAGTTGTCCACTGTGCTGCGCGCCGGCGGTGCGGCGGGTACGGCAGTGGTGCAGGCGCCGCCCGGCACCGGCAAAACAACGCTGGTCCCGCCGCTGCTCGCCAACCTCTCCGCGCCTGCAGGAAACGCCCGGCGCGTGGTCGTCACACAGCCCCGGCGGGTCGCGGCGCGTGCCGCCGCCCGGCGACTGGCCGCATTGGACGGCAGCCGGATCGGAGACCGCGTGGGGTACACCGTCCGCGGTGAACGCCAGGCCGGGCCCGCCACCCTGGTGGAGTTTGTCACACCGGGGATCCTGCTGCGGCGCCTGCTCGATGATCCCGGCCTGGAAAGCACGGGCGCGGTCATCCTGGACGAGGTCCATGAACGCGGCCTCGAAACCGACCTGCTGCTGGGGATGCTCACCGAAGTGCGGCAGCTCCGCGGCGACCTCACGCTGGTGGCCATGTCCGCCACACTGGACGCGCCCCGCTTCGCCGCCCTGATCGGGGGCGCAGCCGCGAATGCAGGGACCGGACAGCCAGGGACAGCGGACGACGGCGGAGAGCCGGCTCCCGTCGTCGACTGCCCCTCAGCGCTGTACCCCCTGGCAGTGGAGTGGGTACCCGCCGCCGTCGCGCGGTTGGATGACCGTGGGGTCACGCGCGGATTCCTCGACCACGTGGCCGATGCAGCCGCGCAGGCCCATACCGCCGCGGTGGGTCAGGACGCGCGCACCGATGCGCTGGTCTTTGTCCCGGGAGCCTGGGAGGTCTCCTATGTGGCTGCCCGCCTCCGCGGTCGGGCTGCTCCCGGAACTGAGGTGTTGGAGCTCCACGGCCAGGTCAGCCCAGCCGAACAGGACCAGGCCGTTTCGGGGCGCCGGCCGGGCGGCCCGGCCCGGATCATCGTGTCCACGGATCTGGCCGAGTCATCCCTGACCGTACCCGGCGTGCGCCTGGTCATCGATTCCGGGCTGACCCGCGAACCCCGCCGTGATGCCAGCCGCGGCATGTCCGGACTGGTCACTGTTTCCTGCTCCCGGGCATCAGCGGAGCAGCGCGCCGGCCGGGCCGCGCGGCAGGGCCCGGGCCGGGTGGTGCGCTGCTACGACCAGAGGACCTATGGTGCCGCGCCGGCTCATGTGACACCAGAGATCGCGGTCGCGGACCTGACCGGTGCCGCGCTGGTCCTGGCCTGCTGGGGATCACCGGGCGGCACCGGGCTGTCGCTGCCGGATGCACCCCCCGCGGCAGCCATGGGCGAGGCGATAGAGGTGCTGCGCGAACTCGGAGCCTTGGCCCGCGACGGGCACGCCACCGCGCTGGGGCGGACGCTGGCCAGGGTCCCGTCCGATCCCCGGCTGGCCCGCGCCCTGCTCGACGGCGCAGCGGCCGTAGGTCACCGCGCCGCAGCGGAAGCAGTGGCACTCGTGGCGGGGGACCAGCGGGCCCCGGCGGCCGACCTCACGCGGCTGTTGACCGCACTGCGCACCGGGAAGGACCCCGCCGCCCGGCGCTGGGCGGAGGACGTCCGTCGGCTGGAGACCATTGCGCGGAAGGAGGCCGCCGCCGTCGGCCCGTCAGCCATCGCCTCCCTGGCCAGTACCGCGCCGGTGACTGCGGCGGAGGCTGTTGGCGTCGTCGTCGCCCTGGCATTCCCGGACCGCGTGGCCCGGCGTGTCCCGGGCGATGGTCCGGCGCGGTACCTGCTGTCGTCCGGCACGCGCGCTGGGTTGCCGGCGGGCAGTCCGCTGACCGGGCAGGAGTGGCTGGCCGTGGCGGAAGTCTCCCGTGCCGCCGGCCGGGACTCCGCCGGCACCGGCGCGGTGATCCGGTCCGCCGCGCCGCTGAGCGCCGATATTGCCGAGGCGGCCGCCGGGCAGCTCCTGACCGACACGGTGGAAGCGCAGTTCAGCCAGGGCCGCGTGAAGGCCAGGCGGGAACGCCGGCTGGGTGCCATCAGCCTGTCCTCCACCCCCGTCCGCCCCTCCGCCGAGGACGGACGTGCCGCCGTGGCCCGCGCCCTCGCCAAGGAGGGGCTGGGAACCATCGGATGGTCGACGGCGGCCGACGTGTTGCGCCGCCGCCTCGCCTTGCTGCGCCGCGAACTTGGCGAGCCGTGGCCCGACGTTTCCGAACCGGCCCTGCTGGCCCGGCTGGACTCCTGGCTGGCACCCGAGCTTGAGGCACTGGCCGGCGGTGCCGCCACCAACAGCATCGACCTCACCGAGCCCTTGCGGCGGCTGCTGCCCTGGCCGGAGGCGGTCCGCCTGGCAGTGCTGGCACCGGAGGCACTGAAAGTACCGAGCGGATCGATGGTACGGATCGACTACCCCGAGGTTTCGGACAAAGCGGCGCCAGGCGGTGCCGGGTCAGATGGTGCCGCGTCCGACCAGGCAGAACCCGGGCAGGAAGCACTTGGGCAGGCACGCGCGCACGACGGCGGCCGGCCGGTTGTTGCGGTCAAGCTGCAGGAGTGCTTTGGCTGGGCTGAGACGCCGCGGCTGGTGGACGGCAGGGTTCCTGTCCTCTTCCATCTGCTGTCGCCCGCGCGGCGGCCGCTCGCCGTGACGGACGACCTGGCATCGTTCTGGTCCGGGCCGTACGCGCAGGTGCGGTCCGAGATGCGTGGCCGCTACCCCAGGCATCCCTGGCCGGAGGATCCCTGGACGGCACTGCCGACGGCCCGGACCAAAGCTCGCATGTAG
- a CDS encoding gamma-glutamyltransferase family protein: MPSVRRQLAAVTAVLALSVTGGAVTGPAFADPREIKKEAMATGYGGAVSTVDPEASAAAIEVLRDGGNAADAAVAAAATLGVTEPYSAGVGGGGYFVFYDAKTGKVGTIDGRETAPATMPTTAFVNPATGVLYAFAELVSSGVSVGVPGTPATWERALERWGTLDLDEALEPAIKVANRGFVVDETFRQQTLDNKVRFSAFPATASLFLPGGDAPAVGSVFHSKDLAKTYQLLAKKGTDAFYGGPLAAEMAATVHAPPKDPSWVPPVTDPPTSIPALPGYLTTADLAAYRTLDQEPTHVEYRGYDVYGMAPSSSGGTTVGEALNILEPFNLGEMREPDGKNPGALHHYLEATALAFADRAKYLGDPAFVDVPTEALTNPLFGKERACAIDPKHAATPKPVAAGDVSGFDGVCTGSPAAAADEKDTENISTTNLTVADKWGNVVEYTLTIEQTGGSGIVVPGRGFLLNNELTDFSYTSTNPEDPNRIEPGKRPRSSMSPTIILKDEKPFLALGSPGGSTIITTVLQTILNRVDLGMGILDSLAAPRASQRNTLNVTAEQGFIDQHGESLASYGHTLVLAGDAFTSAAEIGAATAIEFGPGKSMTAVAEPLRRGGGSAMVVKPSP, encoded by the coding sequence ATGCCTAGTGTGCGACGTCAATTGGCTGCTGTAACGGCTGTTCTGGCCTTGAGCGTGACGGGTGGGGCGGTGACCGGTCCCGCGTTTGCTGATCCCCGGGAAATCAAGAAGGAGGCGATGGCGACCGGGTACGGCGGGGCGGTGAGCACCGTGGACCCGGAGGCGTCCGCTGCGGCTATCGAGGTCCTGCGCGACGGCGGCAATGCGGCGGATGCCGCAGTCGCTGCGGCCGCGACCCTGGGTGTGACCGAGCCGTACAGCGCCGGCGTCGGCGGAGGCGGATACTTCGTGTTCTACGACGCGAAGACCGGCAAAGTGGGCACCATCGATGGCCGGGAAACGGCTCCGGCAACGATGCCGACCACCGCGTTCGTGAATCCGGCAACCGGCGTCCTCTATGCATTCGCCGAGCTCGTCTCGAGCGGCGTCTCCGTAGGCGTCCCCGGAACGCCGGCCACATGGGAACGGGCGCTGGAGCGTTGGGGCACGCTGGACCTTGACGAGGCCCTCGAACCTGCCATCAAGGTGGCCAACCGCGGCTTCGTGGTGGACGAAACCTTCCGCCAGCAGACACTCGACAACAAAGTCCGGTTCTCGGCCTTCCCCGCCACGGCGAGTCTATTCCTGCCCGGCGGTGACGCTCCCGCCGTCGGCAGTGTTTTCCACAGCAAGGACCTCGCCAAGACGTACCAGCTCCTCGCGAAGAAGGGAACAGATGCCTTCTACGGTGGTCCCCTCGCGGCGGAGATGGCGGCAACGGTGCATGCTCCGCCGAAGGACCCGAGCTGGGTACCTCCCGTCACCGATCCGCCCACCAGCATCCCTGCCCTTCCCGGCTACCTGACGACGGCGGATCTCGCCGCATACAGGACGCTGGACCAGGAGCCCACGCATGTGGAGTACCGCGGCTACGACGTTTACGGCATGGCGCCCTCCAGCAGCGGTGGCACAACAGTCGGCGAGGCGCTGAATATCCTGGAACCGTTCAACCTCGGTGAGATGCGTGAGCCTGACGGTAAGAATCCTGGCGCCCTGCACCACTACCTCGAAGCGACCGCGCTCGCCTTCGCGGACCGCGCCAAGTACCTGGGCGACCCGGCATTTGTCGACGTCCCCACCGAAGCGCTGACCAACCCGCTGTTTGGCAAGGAACGGGCGTGCGCAATCGACCCGAAGCATGCGGCGACACCGAAGCCCGTCGCCGCCGGTGATGTTTCCGGGTTCGACGGCGTCTGCACGGGTTCGCCTGCAGCAGCCGCAGACGAGAAGGACACCGAGAACATCTCCACGACCAACCTGACTGTCGCTGACAAGTGGGGCAACGTGGTGGAATACACTCTCACCATTGAGCAGACCGGCGGGTCCGGCATCGTGGTTCCCGGCCGCGGGTTCCTGCTTAACAACGAGCTCACCGACTTCTCCTATACGTCGACCAATCCGGAGGACCCGAACCGGATTGAGCCGGGGAAGCGTCCGCGCTCGTCGATGTCTCCCACCATCATCCTCAAGGACGAAAAGCCGTTCCTGGCGCTCGGTTCGCCCGGCGGATCGACCATTATCACTACGGTGCTGCAGACCATCCTCAACAGGGTGGACCTGGGTATGGGCATCCTGGACTCGCTCGCGGCCCCGCGGGCATCCCAGCGCAACACCCTCAATGTCACGGCCGAGCAGGGCTTCATCGACCAACACGGGGAGTCGTTGGCATCATACGGTCATACCCTGGTACTAGCCGGTGACGCTTTCACCTCGGCTGCAGAAATTGGCGCCGCGACAGCCATCGAGTTTGGACCCGGCAAGAGCATGACCGCGGTTGCCGAGCCCCTGCGGCGCGGCGGCGGTTCGGCGATGGTGGTCAAACCGTCGCCGTGA
- a CDS encoding MFS transporter: protein MNAAARKIQRIYLTLTLGNTLAASFIWGINTLFLLDAGLSNLEAFAANAFFTAGMVLFEVPTGVIADGWGRRVSFLLGTVTLAASTYLYYLLWQLSAPFWAWAVVSVLLGLGFTFFSGAVEAWLVDALRFSGYDGELEAVFGRALMVSGIAMLVGSTAGGVIAQVTDLGVPFLLRVGVLLAMFGVAFWLMRDVGFTPERSPHPLKASRDVLSASIDNGLKNPPVRYIMLAAPFSAGVGIYVFYALQPYLLELFGDPRAYSVAGLAAGIVAGAQVVGGWLAPMVRRLVRKRTTVLVVSSSMGALILVALGITRVFWVALLLLVLWALISAAGTPVRQAYLNDMIASKQRATVLSFDSLMGSSGGIVVQPLMGRAADVYGYPLSLAISGVIELFAVPFLLASRRRRSPADTATTETDTATTETGTTA from the coding sequence ATGAACGCCGCCGCGCGGAAGATCCAGCGCATCTACCTCACCCTGACGCTGGGCAATACCCTTGCCGCCTCCTTCATCTGGGGCATCAACACCCTTTTTCTGTTGGATGCCGGGCTGAGCAACCTGGAAGCATTCGCGGCCAACGCCTTTTTCACGGCCGGCATGGTCCTGTTCGAAGTGCCTACCGGGGTCATCGCGGACGGTTGGGGACGCCGGGTCTCATTCCTGCTCGGCACGGTGACCCTGGCTGCCTCCACCTACCTGTACTACCTGCTCTGGCAGTTGTCCGCTCCCTTCTGGGCCTGGGCAGTGGTGTCGGTCCTGCTGGGCCTGGGCTTCACGTTCTTCTCCGGGGCCGTGGAGGCTTGGCTGGTGGATGCGTTGCGTTTCTCCGGCTACGACGGTGAGTTGGAGGCAGTGTTCGGGCGGGCATTGATGGTCTCTGGCATCGCGATGCTCGTCGGTTCGACGGCCGGCGGCGTGATTGCCCAGGTCACTGACCTCGGCGTGCCGTTCCTGTTGCGCGTTGGAGTGCTCCTGGCGATGTTCGGGGTGGCCTTTTGGCTGATGCGCGATGTGGGCTTCACTCCGGAACGTTCTCCCCATCCGCTCAAGGCGAGCCGGGACGTGCTGTCCGCCTCCATCGACAACGGCCTGAAAAACCCGCCCGTACGGTACATCATGCTCGCAGCGCCTTTCAGCGCCGGCGTCGGGATCTATGTTTTCTATGCTCTGCAGCCCTACCTGCTGGAGCTCTTCGGTGACCCGCGTGCCTACTCCGTCGCCGGCCTCGCGGCGGGCATTGTGGCCGGGGCCCAGGTGGTGGGCGGCTGGTTGGCGCCCATGGTCCGGCGCCTGGTCCGCAAACGCACCACGGTCCTGGTAGTGAGCAGCAGCATGGGCGCCTTGATCCTAGTGGCCCTCGGCATTACGCGTGTGTTTTGGGTGGCGTTGCTGCTGCTGGTGCTGTGGGCCCTGATCTCAGCGGCGGGCACTCCGGTGCGGCAGGCCTATTTGAACGACATGATTGCTTCAAAGCAGCGGGCAACGGTGCTCAGCTTCGATTCACTCATGGGATCCAGCGGTGGAATTGTGGTGCAGCCGCTGATGGGCCGGGCAGCGGACGTATACGGCTATCCGTTGTCGCTGGCTATCAGCGGTGTGATCGAGCTGTTCGCCGTGCCATTCCTGCTGGCGAGCCGGCGGCGGCGCTCGCCGGCCGACACCGCCACCACCGAGACCGACACAGCAACTACCGAAACCGGCACAACGGCCTGA
- a CDS encoding elongation factor G-like protein EF-G2: protein MSVKAAKDAARTPGRGGPEVRRADAPHGIAATDPEQVRNVALVGHSGAGKTLLIEAMLAAHGMISRKGSIAEGTTVSDSDPSAVRQQRSVTLSLVPLLVDGTKVNLLDTPGYPDFIGELRAGLRAADAALFVVSAVDGIDATTTALWGECESLGMPRAVVITRLDHPRADYDGVLAACQQAFGDAVLPLYVPVRSGGETSGLLGLLTGKVSDYSAGEAAAGSRDVDAGERAASEAARGRLIEGIIAESEDETLMDRYLGGEDIDTDVLIADLETAVARGSFFPVVPASAVTGLGTAELLEVLTRGFPSPVEGGLPEVTDLAGAPAAALACDPDGPLAAEVVRTTIDPFLGRVCLTRVFSGTLRADTPVHVGGHGLADRGHQDHDTDERVTHLYSPLGATLRPVAHCVAGDICTVAKLGSAETGDTISAKDQPLLLATWEMPEPLMPVAVEADSRSDEDALARSLAKVAAGDPTLRVERNAETHQLILWCMGEAHAEVVLDRLRDQGVKLHTIDVVTPLRETFAAPATGHGRHVKQSGGHGQYAVCDIDVEPLDRGGGFEFVDKTVGGVIPGTFISSVEKGVRAQMQKGLAAGFPVVDLRVTLVGGKAHSVDSSDAAFQAAGALALREAAAAGRIQLLEPVSAVSITVSEAHVGAVMSDLSARRGRLTGTATSGSELTEISAEVPDQELLKYAVELRALTAGTGRFRRRYLRHDPVPSGS, encoded by the coding sequence ATGTCAGTGAAAGCCGCAAAGGACGCAGCACGGACACCGGGGCGGGGAGGACCGGAGGTGCGCCGGGCTGATGCTCCGCACGGCATCGCGGCAACAGATCCGGAACAGGTACGCAACGTGGCGCTCGTGGGGCATTCGGGCGCCGGGAAGACCCTGCTGATCGAAGCAATGCTGGCCGCCCACGGCATGATTTCACGCAAAGGCTCCATCGCGGAGGGCACCACCGTCAGCGATTCCGACCCTTCGGCCGTGCGGCAGCAACGGTCGGTCACGCTGTCCCTGGTTCCGCTGCTCGTCGACGGGACCAAGGTGAACCTGCTGGATACTCCGGGGTATCCGGACTTTATCGGCGAACTTCGGGCGGGGCTCCGGGCTGCGGACGCCGCCCTCTTTGTTGTCTCCGCCGTTGACGGCATCGACGCCACCACTACGGCGCTCTGGGGCGAATGCGAAAGCCTCGGGATGCCGCGGGCTGTGGTCATCACCCGCCTGGACCACCCCCGGGCAGATTACGACGGCGTCCTGGCCGCCTGCCAGCAGGCGTTCGGCGACGCGGTGCTGCCGTTGTACGTCCCGGTCCGGTCCGGCGGCGAAACCAGCGGGCTGCTGGGACTACTGACGGGCAAAGTCTCTGACTACTCCGCCGGGGAGGCGGCCGCAGGTTCCCGGGACGTTGACGCCGGTGAGCGCGCGGCGTCGGAAGCCGCCCGGGGCCGGCTCATCGAAGGGATCATCGCCGAGAGCGAGGACGAGACCCTGATGGACCGCTATCTGGGTGGTGAGGACATCGATACCGATGTCCTCATCGCGGACCTGGAAACCGCCGTCGCCCGCGGTTCCTTTTTCCCGGTGGTGCCGGCCTCGGCTGTCACCGGCCTCGGCACGGCGGAACTGCTGGAAGTCCTGACCCGGGGCTTCCCGTCGCCGGTGGAGGGCGGCCTCCCGGAGGTGACTGACCTGGCGGGCGCTCCAGCGGCGGCCTTGGCCTGTGACCCGGACGGGCCGCTGGCGGCTGAGGTGGTCCGCACCACCATTGATCCGTTCCTGGGGAGGGTCTGCCTGACGCGTGTATTTTCAGGTACTTTACGTGCTGATACTCCCGTGCACGTCGGCGGGCACGGGCTCGCGGACCGCGGCCATCAGGACCATGACACCGACGAGCGCGTCACCCACCTGTATTCTCCGCTGGGCGCCACCCTGCGTCCTGTCGCGCACTGCGTGGCCGGTGACATATGCACGGTGGCGAAACTCGGAAGCGCCGAAACCGGGGACACCATTTCGGCGAAGGACCAGCCGCTCCTGCTGGCTACCTGGGAGATGCCGGAGCCGCTGATGCCGGTGGCCGTCGAGGCGGACTCGCGCAGTGACGAGGACGCGCTGGCCCGGAGTCTGGCGAAGGTGGCCGCCGGCGATCCCACGCTGCGGGTTGAGCGGAATGCGGAAACCCACCAGCTGATCCTCTGGTGCATGGGGGAGGCCCATGCCGAGGTGGTGCTGGACAGGCTGCGCGACCAGGGCGTGAAGCTGCACACCATTGACGTCGTGACGCCACTGCGGGAAACGTTCGCCGCCCCGGCAACAGGCCACGGCCGGCACGTCAAACAGTCCGGCGGCCACGGGCAGTATGCCGTCTGCGACATCGACGTGGAGCCGCTGGACCGTGGCGGCGGGTTCGAATTCGTCGACAAAACGGTGGGTGGGGTGATCCCCGGAACGTTCATCTCCTCCGTGGAGAAAGGGGTGCGTGCGCAGATGCAGAAAGGGCTGGCTGCCGGGTTCCCCGTGGTGGACCTCCGCGTCACGCTGGTGGGCGGCAAGGCCCACAGCGTTGACTCTTCCGACGCCGCCTTCCAGGCGGCGGGGGCCCTGGCGCTCCGGGAGGCTGCCGCGGCCGGTCGTATCCAGCTGCTCGAGCCGGTTTCCGCGGTCAGCATCACCGTGTCCGAGGCGCACGTGGGGGCCGTGATGAGTGACCTCTCAGCACGCCGCGGACGGCTCACCGGCACGGCCACCTCCGGTAGTGAGCTGACCGAAATCAGCGCGGAAGTCCCGGACCAGGAACTGCTGAAGTACGCTGTGGAGCTGCGGGCGCTGACTGCCGGGACCGGCCGGTTCCGGCGCCGGTACCTCCGGCATGACCCGGTGCCCAGCGGCTCATGA
- a CDS encoding 5'-3' exonuclease, producing MPHRLMLLDTASLYFRAFYGLPDTIRRADGTPVNAVRGLLDMIARLTTEYGATHLIACWDDDWRPQWRVDLIPTYKSHRVAELVSDAPDVEVVPDALEAQLPMIRRVLELAGIAIVGAAEHEADDVVGTYASHADLPVDVVTGDRDLFQTVNDDRQVRVIYTARGMRNLEVVTDAVVVGKYRVLPEQYADYATLRGDASDGLPGVAGIGEKTAASLLGEYGTLENLLAAAADGGGGVSASVRSKLAAAADYLTVAPTVVKIVRNLKLPTLEEAGAQLHPVDGESRAELERLAVEWNLGGSVKRLLDALDRQ from the coding sequence ATGCCACACCGCCTGATGCTGCTTGATACTGCGTCACTGTACTTTCGCGCCTTTTATGGCTTGCCGGACACGATCCGCCGTGCTGACGGAACGCCGGTGAACGCGGTTCGCGGTCTCCTGGACATGATCGCCCGCCTCACCACGGAATACGGGGCAACGCATCTGATTGCCTGCTGGGACGACGACTGGCGTCCGCAGTGGCGCGTGGACCTCATCCCGACCTACAAGTCGCACCGGGTTGCCGAGCTTGTGTCGGATGCCCCTGACGTCGAGGTCGTCCCGGACGCGCTCGAGGCGCAGCTTCCGATGATCCGCCGCGTGCTCGAGCTCGCCGGCATCGCCATCGTGGGGGCCGCGGAACACGAGGCCGATGACGTCGTCGGGACCTATGCCAGCCACGCGGACCTACCCGTGGATGTGGTCACCGGCGACCGTGATCTTTTCCAGACCGTCAACGATGACCGTCAGGTCCGGGTGATCTACACCGCGCGGGGCATGAGGAACCTCGAAGTCGTGACGGACGCCGTCGTCGTCGGGAAGTACCGCGTGCTGCCCGAACAGTATGCCGATTACGCGACCCTTCGCGGCGACGCCTCCGACGGGCTGCCAGGCGTTGCCGGCATCGGCGAGAAGACCGCCGCGTCGCTCCTGGGCGAGTACGGCACACTGGAGAACCTGCTCGCTGCAGCCGCCGACGGGGGAGGCGGGGTATCCGCGTCCGTGCGGTCAAAGCTCGCCGCGGCCGCAGACTACCTGACGGTCGCGCCAACGGTGGTGAAAATTGTGCGCAACCTCAAGCTTCCCACCCTCGAGGAAGCGGGTGCGCAGCTTCACCCCGTCGACGGGGAATCGCGCGCCGAACTGGAGCGTCTCGCCGTCGAATGGAACCTTGGAGGCTCGGTCAAACGGCTGCTAGACGCGCTTGACCGGCAGTAG
- a CDS encoding alpha/beta fold hydrolase → MPHLSVNGVDLYYEESGQGTPILGVHGTPSSAVMWADAATELARHGRCIIYDRRGFHRSAPPRPFATLDLVDHVDDAAAVLAALHAGPAIVIGRSTGGLIAVELARRFPDKVKALVLLEPALFTIAPDADAWARGLRRHVLERTNGQPGLAAEVVIREALGEATWESFPPGLKQMFAGTSHAVLAEINGHGLDLSDDALELNEEQLAGIRRPALIVSAEDSPEACRSVNARLSGALPFTHTVLVPGGHLIDPAHRAVLDFIDRNAGPDPWA, encoded by the coding sequence ATGCCCCACCTCAGCGTCAACGGTGTTGATCTCTACTACGAAGAGAGCGGCCAAGGGACACCAATACTAGGCGTGCACGGAACACCCAGTTCGGCTGTGATGTGGGCGGACGCCGCAACCGAACTCGCCCGGCATGGCCGCTGCATCATCTACGACCGCAGGGGTTTCCACCGCAGTGCCCCGCCGCGGCCGTTCGCGACCTTGGACCTGGTGGATCATGTCGACGACGCAGCGGCAGTCCTGGCGGCGCTCCATGCCGGGCCGGCAATCGTGATCGGCCGCAGCACAGGCGGCCTGATCGCCGTCGAACTTGCCCGCCGTTTCCCGGACAAAGTCAAAGCCCTGGTCCTCCTGGAACCGGCGTTGTTCACCATCGCTCCGGATGCGGACGCCTGGGCCCGCGGCCTGCGCCGCCATGTGCTTGAGCGCACGAACGGTCAGCCCGGGCTTGCCGCCGAGGTTGTAATCCGGGAAGCCCTTGGGGAGGCGACATGGGAGTCGTTTCCCCCCGGGCTCAAACAGATGTTTGCCGGCACGAGCCACGCTGTCCTGGCCGAAATCAACGGCCACGGCCTGGATCTCAGCGACGATGCTTTGGAACTGAACGAGGAGCAACTCGCCGGGATCCGCCGGCCCGCCCTGATCGTCTCCGCCGAGGACTCCCCCGAGGCCTGCCGGTCCGTGAACGCAAGGCTGTCGGGTGCGTTGCCCTTTACCCATACGGTTCTGGTCCCGGGCGGGCATCTCATTGATCCCGCCCATCGGGCTGTCCTGGACTTCATCGACCGCAACGCCGGACCGGACCCTTGGGCCTAG
- a CDS encoding histidine phosphatase family protein, protein MTLTTFALIRHGQTDWNAQRRLQGATDIPLNDVGRGQARDAVDVLSDYEWDAIVSSPLSRAAETASVIADGLGLSVTRHIPALAERSFGPAEGLHAGPELEALRIPGGYRGAESEEDAAARGLGALEALAEEFPARRVLVVAHGTLLRVSLNRAIGRTLHRIDNAVLNLAHYHATKGWHLEYFNGERVVAAAQG, encoded by the coding sequence ATGACCCTTACGACCTTCGCCCTGATCCGCCATGGCCAGACAGACTGGAATGCGCAGCGTCGGCTCCAGGGAGCCACCGACATTCCGCTGAATGACGTCGGCCGCGGCCAGGCACGCGACGCCGTCGACGTCCTGTCAGACTACGAGTGGGATGCGATCGTGTCCTCGCCGCTTAGCCGCGCCGCGGAAACCGCCAGCGTGATTGCGGACGGGCTGGGGCTGAGCGTTACGCGGCACATTCCGGCGCTCGCCGAACGCAGCTTCGGACCGGCAGAGGGGTTGCATGCCGGCCCCGAGCTGGAGGCCCTGCGCATACCCGGTGGTTACCGCGGCGCCGAAAGCGAGGAAGACGCGGCCGCGCGCGGGTTGGGTGCACTGGAAGCGCTAGCCGAAGAATTCCCGGCCCGCCGCGTCCTTGTGGTCGCCCACGGCACACTCCTCCGGGTGAGCCTTAACCGCGCCATCGGCCGCACATTGCACAGGATCGACAATGCGGTGCTGAACCTGGCCCACTACCATGCCACCAAGGGCTGGCACCTCGAATACTTCAACGGTGAGCGCGTAGTCGCTGCAGCCCAGGGCTGA
- a CDS encoding putative quinol monooxygenase, with amino-acid sequence MSETYFQVVVRYQVKPEETETVLGLLGEMAAATRMEEANISYEFFQGVEDPAQIVILERYTDAAGFAAHREYEHIERIGAAQIIPRLERRTIQTFEVTADA; translated from the coding sequence ATGTCAGAGACGTACTTCCAAGTGGTAGTCCGCTACCAGGTGAAACCGGAAGAAACGGAAACGGTCCTGGGCCTGCTGGGCGAAATGGCCGCAGCCACGCGTATGGAGGAGGCCAACATTTCCTACGAGTTCTTCCAGGGCGTGGAGGACCCCGCGCAGATCGTAATCCTGGAGCGCTACACGGATGCCGCCGGTTTTGCCGCCCACCGCGAATATGAACACATCGAGCGGATCGGGGCTGCACAGATCATTCCGCGGCTGGAGCGCAGGACCATCCAAACGTTCGAGGTTACGGCGGACGCCTAG